One genomic window of Pseudomonas chlororaphis subsp. piscium includes the following:
- a CDS encoding peptide ABC transporter ATP-binding protein — MAVVLTARNLTRHYEVSRGLFKGHATVRALNGVSFELEAGKTLAVVGESGCGKSTLARALTLIEEPSSGSLKIAGQEVAGADKAQRKQLRKDVQMVFQSPYASLNPRQKIGDQLAEPLLINTKLSASERREKVQAMMKQVGLRPEHYQRYPHMFSGGQRQRIALARAMMLQPKVLVADEPTSALDVSIQAQVLNLFMDLQQEFNTAYVFISHNLAVVRHVADHVMVMYLGRPVEMGPKEDIYTRPLHPYTQALLSATPTIHPDPDKPKIKIVGELPNPLNPPSGCAFHKRCPYATERCSTEEPALRLLDTRQVACHYAEQFLG, encoded by the coding sequence ATGGCCGTCGTTCTTACCGCCCGCAACCTGACCCGCCACTACGAAGTGTCCCGCGGCCTGTTCAAAGGCCATGCGACCGTGCGCGCCCTCAACGGCGTGTCGTTCGAGCTGGAAGCCGGCAAGACCCTCGCGGTGGTCGGTGAATCCGGCTGCGGCAAGTCCACCCTGGCCCGCGCCCTGACCCTGATCGAAGAGCCGTCCTCCGGGTCCTTGAAAATCGCCGGCCAGGAAGTCGCCGGCGCCGACAAGGCCCAGCGCAAGCAACTGCGCAAAGACGTGCAGATGGTGTTCCAGAGCCCCTACGCCTCGCTCAACCCACGGCAGAAGATCGGCGATCAGTTGGCCGAACCGCTGCTGATCAACACCAAGCTGTCGGCCAGCGAACGGCGTGAAAAGGTCCAGGCGATGATGAAGCAGGTGGGCCTGCGCCCCGAGCATTATCAGCGCTACCCGCACATGTTCTCCGGTGGCCAGCGCCAGCGTATCGCCCTGGCGCGGGCGATGATGCTGCAACCGAAAGTGCTGGTGGCGGACGAACCGACCTCGGCCCTCGACGTGTCGATCCAGGCCCAGGTGCTGAACCTGTTCATGGACCTGCAGCAGGAGTTCAACACCGCCTACGTGTTCATCTCCCACAACCTGGCGGTGGTGCGTCACGTCGCCGACCACGTGATGGTGATGTACCTCGGCCGTCCGGTGGAAATGGGCCCGAAAGAGGACATCTACACCCGTCCCCTGCACCCCTACACCCAGGCGCTGCTGTCGGCTACGCCGACCATTCACCCGGACCCGGACAAACCGAAGATCAAGATCGTCGGTGAATTGCCCAACCCGTTGAACCCACCATCCGGCTGCGCTTTCCACAAGCGCTGCCCGTATGCCACCGAGCGTTGCAGCACCGAAGAGCCGGCCCTGCGCCTGCTTGATACGCGCCAGGTGGCCTGCCATTACGCCGAGCAGTTCCTCGGCTGA
- a CDS encoding ABC transporter ATP-binding protein, which yields MSLLEIKNLNVRFGDAQAVPVVDGLDLNVDKGEVLAIVGESGSGKSVTMMALMGLIEHPGIVTADALSFDGKDMLKLSARQRRQIVGKDLAMVFQDPMTALNPSYTVGFQIEEVLRLHLKMSSKAARKRAIELLEKVEIPGAASRMDAYPHQLSGGMSQRVAIAMAIAGEPKLLIADEPTTALDVTIQAQIMDLLLNLQREQNMGLVLITHDLAVVAETAQRVCVMYAGQAVEVGKVPELFDIPAHPYTEALLAAIPEHSMGAARLSTLPGIVPGRYDRPQGCLLSPRCPYVQENCRQHRPSLDPKAASLARCFYPLNQEVA from the coding sequence ATGTCACTGCTAGAAATCAAGAATCTCAACGTGCGCTTCGGCGACGCCCAGGCCGTTCCCGTGGTGGATGGCCTGGACCTGAACGTGGACAAGGGCGAAGTCCTGGCCATCGTCGGCGAATCCGGCTCCGGCAAATCCGTGACCATGATGGCGCTGATGGGGCTGATCGAGCATCCCGGCATCGTCACCGCCGACGCCCTCAGCTTCGACGGCAAGGACATGCTCAAGCTCAGCGCCCGGCAACGCCGGCAGATCGTCGGCAAGGACCTGGCCATGGTCTTCCAGGACCCGATGACCGCGCTGAACCCGAGCTACACCGTGGGCTTCCAGATCGAGGAAGTGCTGCGCCTGCACCTGAAGATGTCCAGCAAGGCGGCCCGCAAGCGCGCCATCGAACTGCTGGAAAAAGTCGAGATCCCAGGCGCCGCCAGCCGCATGGACGCCTACCCGCACCAACTGTCCGGCGGCATGAGCCAGCGTGTGGCGATTGCCATGGCGATTGCCGGCGAGCCGAAACTGCTGATCGCCGACGAACCGACCACCGCCCTGGACGTGACCATCCAGGCGCAGATCATGGACCTGCTGCTCAACCTGCAACGCGAGCAGAACATGGGCCTGGTGCTGATCACCCACGACCTGGCCGTGGTTGCCGAAACCGCCCAGCGCGTGTGCGTGATGTACGCCGGGCAAGCGGTGGAAGTGGGCAAGGTGCCGGAGTTGTTCGACATCCCCGCCCATCCCTATACCGAAGCACTGTTGGCGGCGATTCCCGAGCACAGCATGGGCGCCGCGCGCCTGTCGACCCTGCCGGGCATCGTTCCCGGTCGCTACGACCGTCCGCAAGGCTGCCTGCTGTCGCCACGCTGCCCGTACGTGCAGGAAAACTGCCGTCAGCACCGTCCAAGCCTCGATCCGAAAGCCGCCAGCCTCGCGCGCTGCTTCTACCCGCTGAATCAGGAGGTGGCGTAA
- a CDS encoding ABC transporter permease subunit, protein MSTPTSSVAVSAVAVDQSLLYPSPYKEFWQAFSRNKGAVAGLLFMLLVIFCAIFAPWVAPHNPSEQYRDFLLTPPVWLEGGQWQFILGTDELGRDLLSRLITGSRLSLLIGLSSVVMSLIPGILLGLFAGFFPRLLGPTIMRLMDIMLALPSLLLAVAIVAILGPGLINTVIAIAVVSLPSYVRLTRAAVMGELNRDYVTAARLAGAGLPRLMFITVLPNCMAPLIVQATLSFSSAILDAAALGFLGLGVQPPTPEWGTMLASARDYIERAWWVVSLPGLTILLSVLAINLMGDGLRDALDPKLKNAA, encoded by the coding sequence ATGAGCACTCCAACCTCCTCAGTAGCCGTATCCGCCGTGGCCGTGGATCAAAGCCTGCTGTACCCCTCGCCGTACAAGGAATTCTGGCAGGCGTTCTCGCGCAACAAGGGCGCGGTGGCCGGCCTGCTGTTCATGCTGCTGGTGATCTTCTGCGCGATCTTCGCGCCCTGGGTCGCCCCGCATAACCCGAGCGAGCAATACCGCGACTTCCTGCTGACCCCGCCGGTCTGGCTCGAAGGCGGTCAATGGCAATTTATCCTCGGCACCGACGAACTGGGCCGCGACCTGCTGTCGCGCCTGATCACCGGTTCGCGCCTGTCGCTGCTGATCGGCCTGTCGTCGGTGGTCATGTCGCTGATCCCGGGCATCCTCCTGGGCCTGTTCGCCGGGTTCTTCCCGCGCTTGCTCGGCCCGACCATCATGCGCCTGATGGACATCATGCTGGCCCTGCCGTCCCTGCTGCTGGCCGTGGCGATCGTCGCCATCCTCGGCCCAGGCCTGATCAACACCGTGATCGCCATCGCCGTGGTATCGCTGCCGTCCTACGTGCGCCTGACCCGCGCCGCGGTGATGGGCGAGCTGAACCGCGACTACGTGACCGCCGCGCGCCTGGCCGGTGCCGGCCTGCCGCGCCTGATGTTCATCACCGTGCTGCCCAACTGCATGGCGCCGCTGATCGTCCAGGCGACCCTGAGCTTCTCCTCGGCAATCCTCGATGCCGCGGCCCTGGGCTTCCTCGGCCTTGGCGTCCAGCCGCCCACCCCTGAGTGGGGCACCATGCTGGCCTCGGCCCGCGACTACATCGAACGCGCCTGGTGGGTCGTGAGCCTGCCCGGTCTGACCATTTTGCTCAGCGTGCTGGCAATCAACCTGATGGGCGACGGCCTGCGCGATGCGCTGGACCCGAAACTCAAGAACGCCGCCTGA
- a CDS encoding ABC transporter permease subunit, translated as MFSFIARRVGLLIPTFFGITLLTFALIRMIPGDPVEVMMGERRVDPEMHAQAMERLGLNKPLYAQYLDYIGKLAQGDLGESLRTRESVWSEFTSLFPATLELASAAMLFAAVIGLLAGVIAALKRGSLFDHGVMGISLAGYSMPIFWWGLILIMFFSVSLGWTPVSGRLDLLYDIEPKTGFMLIDTLLADDTSAFFDALHHLILPAIVLGTIPLAVIARMTRSSMLEVLREDYIRTAKAKGLSPARVVFVHGLRNALIPVLTVVGLQVGTLLAGAVLTETIFSWPGIGKWLIEAIGARDYPVVQNGILLIACLVILVNFVVDILYGFANPRIRHQR; from the coding sequence ATGTTTAGTTTTATTGCCCGCCGTGTGGGGTTGTTGATTCCCACATTCTTCGGCATCACCTTGCTGACGTTCGCATTGATTCGCATGATCCCCGGCGATCCCGTGGAAGTCATGATGGGCGAGCGCCGGGTCGACCCTGAGATGCATGCCCAGGCAATGGAACGCCTTGGTCTGAACAAACCGCTGTACGCCCAGTACCTGGACTACATCGGCAAACTCGCCCAGGGCGACCTGGGTGAATCCCTGCGGACTCGCGAGAGTGTGTGGAGCGAGTTCACCTCCCTGTTCCCGGCGACCCTGGAGCTGGCCTCGGCCGCGATGCTGTTCGCCGCCGTGATCGGCCTGCTGGCCGGGGTGATCGCCGCGCTGAAACGAGGATCCCTGTTCGACCACGGGGTGATGGGCATCTCCCTCGCGGGCTATTCGATGCCGATCTTCTGGTGGGGCCTGATCCTGATCATGTTCTTCTCCGTGAGCCTGGGCTGGACCCCGGTTTCCGGGCGGCTCGACCTGCTCTACGACATCGAGCCGAAAACCGGCTTCATGCTCATCGACACCCTGCTGGCCGATGACACCAGCGCCTTCTTCGACGCCCTGCACCACCTGATCCTGCCGGCCATCGTGCTCGGCACCATTCCGCTGGCGGTGATCGCCCGGATGACCCGTTCCTCGATGCTCGAAGTGCTGCGCGAAGACTACATCCGCACCGCCAAGGCCAAGGGCTTGTCGCCCGCCCGCGTGGTGTTCGTGCACGGCCTGCGCAACGCGCTGATCCCGGTACTGACCGTGGTCGGCCTGCAAGTCGGCACCCTGCTGGCCGGCGCGGTCCTGACCGAAACCATCTTCTCCTGGCCCGGCATCGGCAAATGGCTGATCGAAGCCATCGGCGCCCGGGACTATCCCGTGGTGCAGAACGGCATCCTGTTGATCGCCTGCCTGGTGATCCTGGTCAACTTCGTGGTGGACATCCTCTACGGCTTTGCCAACCCACGCATTCGCCACCAGCGCTGA
- a CDS encoding ABC transporter substrate-binding protein, with the protein MKMLPLRAAIAAALLSVAAGVSAKPLVVCTEASPEGFDMVQYTTAVTADAVAETIFNRLVDFKPGTTDIEPALAESWEISPDGLTYTFHLRKGVKFHSTDYFTPTREMNADDVLWSFQRQLDPKHPWHDKSSVGFPYFESMGFKELLKSVEKTDDHTVVFTLTRREAPFLADVAMAFASIFPAEYADQLLKAGKPGELNSKPIGTGPFVFQRYAKDAQVRFKANPDYFRGKPPADALILAITTDNNVRLQKLKANECQVALYPKPDDIPSIKADTNLKVDDLAAMTVGYVALNTTKKYMSDPRVRQAINIAFDKEAYVNSLYGKGNAVVGTGPYPPTLLGFNASLGNPARDLDKARALIKEAGVPDGTVFTLFTRNGGGPTNPNPLLGAQMMQSDLAKIGLKIDIRVMEWGEMLKRAKNGEHDMVSAGWAGDNGDPDNFLTPNLSCEAAKNGENYARWCNKAFQNLIDQARAESEPAKRTALYEQAQDIFDKEQPWIPMAYPKMFTAMRKNVEGYHQSPLTTNNFATTQVK; encoded by the coding sequence ATGAAAATGCTTCCCCTAAGAGCGGCCATCGCTGCCGCACTGCTGAGCGTCGCCGCAGGCGTCTCGGCCAAGCCCTTGGTGGTCTGTACCGAAGCCAGCCCGGAAGGCTTCGATATGGTCCAGTACACGACTGCAGTCACTGCCGACGCGGTGGCGGAAACCATCTTCAACCGCCTGGTGGACTTCAAGCCCGGCACCACGGACATCGAGCCGGCCCTGGCCGAGTCCTGGGAGATCAGCCCGGACGGCCTGACCTACACCTTCCACCTGCGCAAAGGCGTCAAGTTCCACAGCACCGATTACTTCACGCCGACCCGCGAGATGAACGCCGACGACGTGCTCTGGAGTTTCCAGCGTCAGTTGGACCCGAAACACCCGTGGCATGACAAGTCCAGCGTGGGCTTCCCCTATTTCGAGAGCATGGGCTTCAAGGAGCTGCTCAAAAGCGTCGAGAAAACCGACGACCACACCGTGGTCTTCACTCTGACCCGTCGTGAAGCACCTTTCCTGGCCGACGTGGCCATGGCCTTCGCCTCGATCTTCCCGGCCGAATACGCCGACCAGTTGCTCAAGGCCGGCAAACCCGGCGAGCTGAACAGCAAGCCGATCGGCACCGGCCCGTTCGTCTTCCAGCGCTACGCCAAGGACGCCCAGGTGCGGTTCAAGGCCAACCCGGACTACTTCCGCGGCAAGCCGCCAGCCGACGCGCTGATCCTGGCGATCACCACCGATAACAACGTGCGCCTGCAGAAGCTCAAGGCCAACGAGTGCCAGGTCGCCCTGTATCCGAAACCCGACGACATCCCGAGCATCAAGGCCGATACCAACCTGAAGGTCGACGACCTGGCCGCCATGACCGTGGGCTACGTGGCCCTGAACACCACCAAGAAGTACATGAGCGACCCGCGTGTCCGTCAGGCCATCAACATCGCCTTCGACAAGGAAGCCTACGTCAACAGCCTGTACGGCAAGGGCAACGCGGTGGTCGGCACCGGTCCCTACCCGCCGACCCTGCTGGGCTTCAACGCCAGCCTGGGCAACCCGGCCCGCGACCTGGACAAGGCCCGCGCCCTGATCAAGGAAGCCGGCGTGCCGGATGGCACGGTCTTCACCCTGTTCACCCGCAACGGCGGTGGCCCGACCAACCCCAACCCGCTGCTTGGCGCGCAGATGATGCAGTCCGACCTGGCGAAGATCGGCCTCAAGATCGATATCCGCGTCATGGAATGGGGCGAGATGCTCAAGCGCGCCAAGAACGGCGAGCACGACATGGTTTCCGCCGGCTGGGCAGGGGATAACGGGGACCCGGACAACTTCCTGACCCCCAACCTCAGTTGCGAGGCCGCCAAAAACGGCGAAAACTACGCTCGCTGGTGCAATAAAGCGTTCCAGAACCTGATCGATCAGGCCCGCGCCGAATCCGAGCCGGCCAAACGGACCGCACTCTATGAACAGGCCCAGGACATTTTCGACAAAGAGCAACCCTGGATCCCCATGGCCTATCCGAAAATGTTCACCGCAATGCGCAAAAACGTCGAGGGTTACCACCAGAGCCCCCTGACCACCAACAACTTCGCTACCACCCAGGTGAAGTAG
- a CDS encoding OprD family porin: MKPSNTALLALAISSITAMAHAESVSQEFIPTTLVGTNAQSEAKGFIDGQSLGGTTRNWYANELKRRDDRFSYKKNSVKNDPTAPKTPTARRINWVQGTILNYTSGFTQGTVGVSTEVAAYNAIALDRDRKDIAGGSNRTLADSNGDAVDQWSKLGLANVKFRVSNTTLTAGRQNFSTPIVDVIGNRALPSSFEGISLHSEELNNLSFDLAGFDRVSPRSEQSLSKFRTEYSATGVETDKVYTAGVNYQPFKSLKTSLYGAKVEDFWNQYYFGATHELGDSQVLSLTTGLNYYKTVDEGKKLMGEIDNDTYSLSLGLAHQAHSLTFSYQEVNGDTYFDYLHETNGIYLANSLLSDFNGPNEKSFQIAYGLNMAEYGVPGLKFNIYQARGWGIDGTHYRGTAYTDPGAQRGDLSLMDGETHYEYGIGASYAVQSGPLKATAIRATYTTHRASEHQADGNINEFRLVTTIPFNIL; this comes from the coding sequence ATGAAACCGAGCAACACCGCGTTACTGGCCCTGGCCATCAGCAGCATCACGGCCATGGCCCATGCGGAAAGCGTGAGCCAGGAATTCATTCCGACGACCCTGGTCGGCACCAATGCCCAAAGTGAAGCCAAGGGTTTCATTGACGGACAGAGCCTTGGGGGCACTACCCGCAACTGGTATGCCAATGAACTGAAGCGTCGTGACGACCGGTTCAGCTACAAGAAAAACAGCGTCAAAAACGATCCCACTGCACCCAAGACCCCGACCGCCCGTCGTATCAACTGGGTCCAGGGCACCATCCTCAATTACACCTCGGGCTTCACCCAGGGCACCGTTGGCGTCAGCACTGAAGTGGCTGCCTACAACGCCATCGCGCTGGATCGTGATCGCAAGGACATTGCCGGTGGCTCCAACCGTACCCTGGCGGACTCCAACGGCGACGCCGTAGATCAGTGGAGCAAACTGGGCCTGGCCAACGTCAAGTTCCGGGTATCGAATACCACGCTGACCGCCGGTCGTCAGAACTTCAGCACCCCGATTGTCGACGTCATCGGCAACCGTGCGCTGCCTTCCAGCTTTGAAGGCATCAGCCTGCACAGCGAAGAACTGAACAACCTGTCGTTCGACCTGGCCGGCTTCGATCGCGTTTCGCCACGGAGCGAACAGAGCCTGTCGAAATTCCGTACCGAGTACTCCGCCACCGGCGTGGAAACCGACAAGGTCTACACCGCAGGTGTGAACTACCAGCCGTTCAAGAGCTTGAAGACCAGCCTGTATGGCGCCAAGGTCGAAGACTTCTGGAACCAGTACTACTTCGGCGCCACCCATGAACTGGGTGATAGCCAGGTACTGAGCCTGACCACCGGCCTGAACTACTACAAGACTGTCGACGAAGGCAAAAAGCTGATGGGCGAGATCGACAACGACACCTACTCGCTGTCGCTCGGCCTGGCTCACCAGGCTCACAGCCTGACCTTCTCGTACCAGGAAGTGAACGGCGACACCTACTTCGACTACCTGCACGAAACCAACGGCATCTACCTGGCCAACTCCCTGCTCTCGGACTTCAACGGCCCGAACGAGAAATCCTTCCAGATCGCCTACGGCCTCAACATGGCCGAATACGGTGTACCGGGCCTGAAGTTCAACATCTACCAGGCCCGTGGCTGGGGCATTGACGGTACCCACTACCGCGGCACCGCCTACACCGACCCGGGCGCCCAGCGTGGCGACCTGAGCCTGATGGATGGTGAAACCCACTACGAATACGGTATTGGCGCGTCTTATGCAGTTCAGAGTGGTCCGCTCAAGGCCACCGCCATTCGTGCGACCTACACCACGCACCGGGCCAGCGAACATCAGGCCGACGGCAACATCAACGAGTTCCGCCTGGTCACCACCATCCCGTTCAACATTCTCTAA
- a CDS encoding ABC transporter substrate-binding protein: MRHPLVLSALLGTGLLTATSASLAASNSLVFCSEGSPAGFDTAQYTTATDNDAAEPLYNRLAEFEKGATNVVPGLATRWDISADGLQYTFHLREGVKFHTTPYFKPTRDFNADDVVFTFTRMLDAEHPFRKAYPTEFPYFNGMSLNKNIAKVEKTGPLTVVMTLNSVDAAFIQNIAMSFAAILSAEYADQLLKAGKPSEINQKPVGTGPFAFKSYQKDSNIRYTANKQYWDLSRVKLDQLIFSINTDASVRVQKLKAGECQITLHPRPADVEALKKDPKLQLIEKPGFNLGYIAYNVRHKPFDQLEVRQALDMAVNKQGILNAVYQGAGQLAVNAMPPTQWSYDTSIKDAAYNPQKARELLKAAGVKEGTEITLWAMPVQRPYNPNAKLMAEMLQSDWGKIGLKVKIVSYEWGEYIKRTKNGEHDISLIGWTGDNGDPDNWLGTLYSCDAIGGNNYSMWCDPQYDKLIKQAKIVTDREQRTVLYQQAQQLLKQQVPITPVAHSTVNQPLSAKVEGFKVSPFGRNVFSGVSIDQ, translated from the coding sequence ATGCGTCATCCCCTGGTTTTATCCGCCCTGCTGGGCACCGGTCTGTTGACCGCGACCTCCGCCAGCCTGGCGGCCAGCAACAGCCTGGTGTTCTGCTCCGAAGGCAGCCCGGCCGGTTTCGACACCGCGCAATACACCACCGCCACCGACAATGACGCGGCGGAGCCGCTGTACAACCGGCTGGCGGAGTTCGAAAAGGGCGCGACCAATGTGGTGCCGGGCCTGGCCACCCGTTGGGATATTTCCGCGGACGGCCTGCAGTACACCTTCCACCTGCGCGAAGGGGTGAAGTTCCATACCACGCCGTACTTCAAGCCGACGCGTGATTTCAACGCCGACGACGTGGTCTTCACCTTCACCCGCATGCTCGACGCCGAGCACCCTTTCCGTAAGGCCTACCCGACCGAGTTTCCCTACTTCAACGGGATGAGCCTGAACAAGAACATCGCCAAGGTCGAGAAGACCGGGCCGCTGACCGTGGTGATGACCCTGAACTCGGTGGACGCCGCGTTCATCCAGAACATCGCCATGAGCTTCGCCGCGATCCTCTCGGCCGAATACGCCGACCAGTTGCTCAAGGCCGGCAAGCCCAGCGAGATCAACCAGAAGCCGGTCGGCACTGGGCCGTTCGCGTTCAAGAGCTACCAGAAAGACTCGAACATCCGCTACACCGCCAACAAGCAGTACTGGGACCTGAGCCGGGTCAAGCTCGACCAGCTGATTTTCTCCATCAACACCGATGCCTCGGTGCGCGTGCAGAAGCTCAAGGCCGGCGAATGCCAGATCACCCTGCACCCGCGGCCAGCCGATGTCGAAGCACTGAAAAAAGACCCGAAACTGCAACTGATCGAAAAGCCTGGCTTCAACCTCGGCTATATCGCCTACAACGTTCGCCACAAGCCCTTCGACCAGCTCGAAGTGCGCCAGGCGCTGGACATGGCGGTGAACAAGCAAGGCATTCTCAACGCTGTGTACCAGGGCGCCGGCCAACTGGCTGTCAACGCCATGCCGCCGACCCAGTGGTCCTACGACACCAGCATCAAGGACGCCGCCTACAACCCGCAAAAGGCCCGTGAGCTGCTCAAGGCCGCCGGGGTCAAGGAAGGCACGGAAATCACTCTCTGGGCCATGCCCGTGCAACGTCCCTACAACCCCAACGCCAAGCTGATGGCCGAAATGCTCCAGTCCGACTGGGGCAAGATCGGCCTGAAAGTGAAGATCGTCAGCTACGAATGGGGCGAGTACATCAAGCGCACCAAGAATGGCGAGCACGACATCAGCCTGATCGGCTGGACCGGCGACAACGGCGACCCGGACAACTGGCTCGGCACCCTGTACAGCTGCGACGCCATTGGCGGCAACAACTATTCCATGTGGTGCGACCCGCAGTACGACAAGCTGATCAAGCAGGCCAAGATCGTCACCGATCGCGAACAGCGCACGGTGCTCTACCAACAGGCCCAGCAGTTGCTCAAGCAGCAGGTACCGATCACCCCTGTCGCCCACTCGACGGTCAACCAGCCGTTGAGCGCCAAAGTCGAAGGATTCAAGGTCAGCCCCTTCGGCCGCAACGTGTTCTCGGGCGTCAGCATCGACCAATAA
- a CDS encoding ABC transporter substrate-binding protein: MFKQAVIPLLVSAGLLASAPFAQAATNLVFCSEGSPAGFDPGQYTTGTDFDASAETMFNRLSQFERGGTAVVPGLATSWDISDDGLTYTFHLRDGVKFHTTPYFKPTRDFNADDVLFTFNRMLDKDMPFRKAYPTEFPYFTDMGMDTNITKVEKVDDKTVKFTLKTVDAAFIQNLAMSFASIQSAEYADQLLKEGKPGDINQKPIGTGPFVFKSYQKDSNIRYTGNKEYWKPEDVKIDNLIFAITTDPSVRIQKLKKNECQVTLFPRPADLKALGEDKTLKLPQQAGFNLGYIAYNVMPVLKGRTDANPLADLKVRQALDMAVNKQQIIDSVYQGAGQLAVNAMPPTQWSYDNTIKDAKYDPEKAKALLKEAGIKEGTQITLWAMPVQRPYNPNAKLMAEMLQSDWAKIGLKVNIVSYEWGEYIKRSKGGENQAMIIGWSGDNGDPDNWLGTLFGCDAMNGNNFSKWCDKPYDALIKQAKATPDVAKRTELYKQAQHLLKDQVPMTPIAHSTVFQPMRANVQDFKISPFGLNSFYGVSISK, encoded by the coding sequence ATGTTCAAACAAGCAGTCATTCCGCTTTTAGTCAGCGCCGGCTTGCTCGCCAGCGCCCCCTTCGCCCAGGCGGCGACTAACCTGGTGTTCTGCTCCGAAGGGAGCCCGGCCGGTTTCGACCCAGGCCAGTACACCACCGGAACCGACTTCGACGCCTCAGCAGAAACCATGTTCAACCGTCTCAGCCAGTTCGAGCGTGGCGGCACCGCCGTCGTTCCTGGCCTGGCGACCAGTTGGGACATTTCCGACGATGGCCTGACCTACACCTTCCATCTGCGCGATGGGGTGAAGTTCCACACCACGCCGTACTTCAAGCCGACCCGTGATTTCAACGCCGACGACGTGCTCTTCACGTTCAACCGCATGCTCGACAAGGACATGCCGTTCCGCAAGGCGTACCCGACCGAATTCCCTTACTTCACCGACATGGGGATGGACACCAACATCACCAAAGTCGAGAAAGTCGACGACAAGACCGTCAAGTTCACCCTGAAAACCGTAGACGCAGCGTTCATCCAGAACCTGGCGATGAGCTTCGCCTCCATCCAGTCCGCCGAGTACGCCGACCAACTGCTCAAGGAAGGCAAGCCGGGCGACATCAACCAGAAGCCGATCGGCACTGGCCCGTTCGTGTTCAAGAGCTACCAGAAAGACTCCAACATCCGTTACACCGGCAACAAGGAGTACTGGAAGCCTGAAGACGTGAAGATCGACAACCTGATCTTCGCCATCACCACCGACCCGTCGGTACGCATCCAGAAGCTGAAAAAGAACGAATGCCAGGTCACCCTGTTCCCGCGCCCGGCCGACCTCAAGGCCCTGGGCGAGGACAAGACCCTCAAGCTGCCGCAACAGGCCGGCTTCAACCTCGGCTACATCGCCTACAACGTGATGCCTGTGCTCAAGGGCCGCACCGACGCCAACCCGCTGGCCGACCTCAAGGTCCGTCAGGCGCTGGACATGGCGGTGAACAAGCAGCAGATCATCGACTCGGTCTACCAGGGCGCGGGCCAGCTGGCGGTCAACGCCATGCCACCGACCCAGTGGTCCTATGACAACACTATCAAGGATGCCAAGTACGACCCTGAGAAAGCCAAGGCGCTGCTCAAGGAAGCCGGCATCAAGGAAGGCACCCAGATCACCCTGTGGGCCATGCCCGTGCAGCGTCCGTACAACCCGAACGCCAAGCTGATGGCTGAAATGCTGCAGTCCGACTGGGCGAAGATCGGCCTGAAGGTCAACATCGTCAGCTACGAATGGGGCGAGTACATCAAGCGTTCCAAGGGCGGCGAGAACCAGGCGATGATCATCGGCTGGAGCGGTGACAATGGTGACCCGGACAACTGGCTCGGCACCCTGTTCGGCTGCGACGCCATGAACGGCAACAACTTCTCCAAATGGTGCGACAAGCCGTACGACGCATTGATCAAGCAAGCCAAGGCCACCCCGGACGTGGCCAAACGCACCGAGCTGTACAAGCAGGCGCAACACCTCCTCAAAGACCAAGTCCCGATGACACCTATCGCCCACTCGACGGTGTTCCAACCCATGCGCGCCAACGTGCAGGACTTCAAGATCAGCCCCTTTGGCCTGAACTCGTTCTACGGCGTCAGCATCAGCAAATAA
- a CDS encoding cupin domain-containing protein, with protein sequence MTADRIGERLRRYRRAAKKTLRQIASESGLTASFLSQAERNLTGVSISSLVNIAKSLNVPLNALFDQPTQAQPDSHDGKRVRYTIEGQPLAYERLSSSFPGNLINAVKMNIPVGYQSELISHDGSEFSYVLAGQIVYTIEGHQYPLGAGDSVHFDSTKPHYLANAGNGPAEVLTVTTMGLFDDHSAA encoded by the coding sequence ATGACCGCAGACCGCATCGGCGAACGCCTGCGTCGCTATCGCCGCGCCGCCAAGAAAACCCTGCGCCAGATTGCCAGCGAATCCGGTCTGACCGCCAGTTTCCTCTCCCAGGCGGAACGCAATCTCACCGGAGTCTCGATCTCCTCCCTGGTCAACATTGCCAAGTCTCTGAACGTTCCGCTGAACGCCCTATTCGACCAGCCGACCCAGGCACAACCCGACTCCCACGACGGCAAGCGGGTGCGCTACACCATCGAAGGCCAGCCCCTGGCCTACGAGCGGCTGTCCAGTTCCTTTCCCGGCAACCTGATCAACGCGGTGAAGATGAACATACCGGTGGGCTACCAGTCGGAACTGATTTCCCATGATGGCTCCGAGTTCTCCTACGTTCTTGCGGGGCAGATTGTCTACACCATCGAGGGGCACCAGTATCCCCTCGGCGCCGGCGACTCGGTGCACTTCGACTCGACCAAACCTCACTACCTGGCTAACGCCGGCAACGGCCCGGCGGAAGTATTGACCGTCACGACCATGGGCCTGTTCGACGACCATTCAGCGGCCTGA